Proteins from a single region of Segatella copri:
- a CDS encoding Rpn family recombination-promoting nuclease/putative transposase yields MKYLDPKADLTFKKIFGNHPKRLISLLNALLPLSEEEQIHEIEYLPTELVPQLEGGKNTIVDVLCTDVRGRKFCVEMQMEWSDAFQQRVLFNASKLYVSQAKKGGRYSELQPVYSLNLINDIFAHDTPDFIHNYRIVHDKDSNKVIEGLHFTFIELPKFTPHSIADKRMMVLWLRFLTEINSNTKEIPSDLLNDPEIGKAVEDLEVSGFTDAELRAYDKFWDSVSVERTLLDDRYQKGMEEGMEKGMAKGEEVGKSQRSIEIAKNMLAKGMDEATIQEITGLTEDQILQIQ; encoded by the coding sequence ATGAAGTACTTAGACCCTAAGGCAGACCTCACGTTCAAGAAGATATTCGGCAATCATCCTAAAAGACTGATCAGTCTCCTGAACGCACTCCTGCCACTCAGCGAAGAAGAGCAGATACACGAGATAGAGTATCTGCCAACGGAACTTGTGCCCCAGCTAGAAGGGGGCAAGAACACCATAGTTGATGTACTCTGCACCGACGTCAGAGGCAGGAAGTTCTGCGTGGAAATGCAGATGGAATGGTCTGACGCATTCCAGCAGCGAGTACTGTTTAATGCATCCAAGCTCTATGTGAGTCAGGCTAAAAAGGGAGGAAGATACAGCGAACTGCAACCCGTGTATTCTCTCAACCTGATAAATGATATCTTTGCGCATGATACTCCGGATTTCATCCACAACTACCGCATCGTGCACGATAAGGACAGCAATAAGGTTATCGAGGGCTTGCATTTCACCTTCATAGAACTCCCTAAGTTCACTCCACATTCCATCGCTGACAAGCGCATGATGGTCTTGTGGCTCCGTTTCCTGACAGAAATCAATTCCAACACGAAGGAGATTCCTTCCGACCTGCTCAATGATCCAGAGATTGGAAAAGCCGTAGAAGATCTTGAAGTTTCCGGCTTTACAGATGCCGAGCTCCGTGCCTATGACAAATTCTGGGATTCGGTAAGTGTTGAAAGAACCCTCCTCGATGACAGGTACCAGAAAGGAATGGAAGAAGGCATGGAAAAAGGCATGGCAAAAGGCGAAGAAGTAGGCAAAAGCCAAAGAAGTATTGAGATTGCTAAGAATATGCTAGCAAAAGGTATGGATGAGGCGACAATCCAGGAAATAACTGGTTTGACGGAAGACCAGATACTGCAGATTCAGTAG